Genomic segment of Rhodococcus rhodochrous:
TCGCGCGGGCAGATTCCAGTGCCTCGTCTACGCGCCCGGTCGCGGTTCCGGCCCACAGGTACCGGGTCGCGATGGAATCGACGGCCACAGCCCACAGCCGTCGCTCCCCCTTGCCACAGAGCGAGGCCAAGTACTCGATGCCCGAACCCAATGCCTCGGCGAGCGCAGACTCGACCGGTGTCGTCAGCACCCGGGTGGACCGTGCTCCGACCAACCGGCCGTACATCTTCCGGTTCGGTGAGAACGTGCCATCCAGGGTCGAGATCGCGCCGGATGCAACAAAGTCGACGTCACGTCCGGTCAACGCGCGGCGGTGCAGGACCACGTCCTGAAGCCGTGGACTCAGCGCTGTCCCCGTGACGAACAGGCTCGCAACCGTCGGCAGGACCAGCGAACTACTGATCGCGCGCCACAGGACCGTCCCCAGAATCAACGGGTCGTCGACCTGCCACCGCTCGGAACGCAGGTGCATCTCGTGCTCTACCCATTCGGGGTCGAGAATCGCGGAGGCGGGAATCTCCTGGGAACCGCCATCGAGGATCAGTGGGGCGTGCTCACTCACCGGGAGCGTGTTCAACAGCCGGGTGAGCACAGCCTCCGCTGTCGGGTTCGGAACAACCATCGTCACCAGCGCCTTTCGTCGGCTACTCGAGTCCGCTCAAGTCCATCCGCGGCTCGATCTCGCTCTGAGGCAGCAGTTGTTCCTGTTCCAAAGCCTTCCGCACGTGTTCTGCAGTATCCATCATCAAGGCGCCACTGCGTCCCATGTCGGTCGGAAGGTTGAGGACGCGTCCCTGGGTGATGGCATCCAGTGAGCGGGTTGCGGGATTCTCGGAGAGAAGGGTCAGCTTCGCTTCGAATGCACCGGCACCGTCTCCGGTATCGGTGAGAACGATGAAGTCGGGGTTCGCGGCGGTCACCGATTCCCAGGACATCTTCGGGCTCTTCTCGTCCACGTCGTCGAGCGCGTTGCGGGCGCCTGTCACCTCGATGATGGATGTGAAGAGGTGGGGCTTTCCGGCGCTCGAGACTCCTTCGTTCGATACCGAGGTGATGTACATGACGGTGGGGGCGTCCTCTGCACGCGGTGCCGATTCCATCTCCCCTCGCCGCTCCCTCAACTCCTCGATCTTCGCCGCGGCGATATCGTCGTGACCGACGATGGCGCCGATGTTCGACAGGTCGGCGAACGCCTCGTCCCACGGTGACATGGTGTCGACAGAGCCGGGGAGGCACGTGGGGGTGACGGTGTAGGCAGGGATACCGAAGTCGTCGTTCAGGCGTTCCGGAGTGATGTTCTTCTCCACACTGAATCCCCAGCCGTAACCGGCCATCACCACGTCGGGCTTCTGGGCTTGAATACTCTCGAGGTTGAACGATTCCTCGGACTCGAACGGCAACTCGTCGATGCGCTCGGTGCCGTACATGCCGCGAAGCTGGTCGAGTCGCGAAGCACGAATGCCGCTGACGGCCGTGATGTGGTCGTCGGCGTCGAGCGCCAGCAAGTTCAGAAGAATCTGGCTGTCGTTGGCGTAGATCGCCGTAGCCGGGGACGGGAAAGTGAGTTCCGTTCCGCAGTTCTCGACAGTGACTTCACCGTCGAGTGCGGCATCGTTGCTCTGATCGGAACTGCTGCAGCCGGTGAGGGCCACGACGGCTGCAACAAGTCCGGCAGCCAGAGGGGCCGGGGACTTCAGGCGGGACAGAATGCTCGAATCGAACTGTAGGCGTTCAGACATGGTTCTCCGTGTGTGGTCGGGTCCCTGCGGAATCGGAACCGAGCACCAGGTGCTGCCGTCCGGTTGTGGGATCTGTGAGCTGGGTTGCAGGAACTGAGAAAACGTGTGCGACGGTGGCCGGCGACAGAGCGTCGGACGCATCGGCGTAGGTCGCAAGAGTGCCGTCGTGCAGGACGGCCACCCGGTCGAAATACGATGCGGCAAGGGTGAGGTCGTGCATTGCCGCGACGACTGTGCACCCGAGCCCCCGCAGCGTTTCCAGAAGGTGGATCTGGTGGCGGATATCGAGATGGTTCGTGGGTTCGTCCAGTATCAGCAAGGTCGACTCCTGGGCGAGCCCGCGGGCGAGCATCGCCCGGCGGCGCTCACCACCCGAAAGTTGGTCGCACCGCCGGTCGACTGCATGTGTCAATTCGACGGTGGACAGGGCGCGGAGAGTGACCTCCCGGTCCGAATCCTCGCCCATCGACCAGGGTGGACGATGAGGAATCCGGCCCATGGCAACCATTTCGCCGAGCAACAGGTCCTGCGGGGGTGTTTCTTCCTGCCCGACGTAGGCGATCGCCCTGGCCCGTACCCGAGGCGGGAGAGAATAGAGATCCCGACCGTCGATGGTGACGGTTCCCTCTGCGGGCGCGCGTAGACCCGCGAGAGTGCGTAGCAGCGTCGACTTTCCGCTTCCGTTGACTCCCACCAGCGCAATCATGGAGCCGTACGCGAAATCGAGGTCGATGCCGGACAGAATGTCCGCACCCGCGACCGTGCAACGAACGTTGCGCACCTGCATGTGCATCAATCACCGTCCGAGAAACTGTAGTGGCGCCGTCCGAGCAGGAAGAGGAAGACGGGCGCCCCGACCAGGCCCGTCATCACGCCGAGGGGAAGTTCCTCGGGACTGAGCAGAACGCGGGCGGCAATATCGATCCACAAGAGGAACAGGGCTCCACCGAGTGCAGCGACCGGCAGGACGATGCGGTGGCGTGCCCCCACCATGATCCTGGCCAGATGCGGCATGATCAGGCCCACGAACCCGATCCCGCCGGATACCGAGACCAGCACGCCGACCAGAATCGACGACAGCGCGAACAACCCGAACCGAAGCCCCCGGACGGGAACACCGAGGGCTCTGGCGACGTCCGGTCCGCTCGCCAGCGCGTCGAGCCACGAATGGATCGCGAACAATATGCCCGCGGATACGAGCACGACGACAAGTGCCGGAAGGATCTGCTCCCACATCGAGCCTGCGACGCTTCCGAGTGTCCAGTGCAGGACCGAGCGAACGGCATCGCGGTCGTCGCTGAGGAAGACGAGAAAGCTCGATATCGACGAGAACGCTGACGCCATGACGACACCGGTGAGAATCAACCGAAGAGGTGTCAGTCCTCCTTGGGCCATGGAAACACCGAAGACCGCGGCTCCGGCAACCATCGCACCGATCAATGCGCCCAGCGACAACGCCCAGATGCCGAGTGTGGTCAGCACACCGAACATGATGACCAGGGTGGCTCCGACACCCGCTCCGGCCGAGATTCCCAGAAGGTACGGGTCGGCCAGGGGATTCTTCACGAGTGTTTGCATTGCGGCGCCGGCCATCGCCAGGCCTGCGCCGACGATCAGCGCCATCAGGATGCGAGGTGCTCGGAGTTCCCAGATGATCGTGTCGTAGACGGGATCAGGGCCGGCCCCGCCACCGAGGCGGGCCCGCACCACGTCCCAGGTAGCCGACAAGGGCACGGGTTCCGATCCGAGAGTCAAGGAAACGAATCCACTGACGACGACCGCGACGACAAGCGCGGCCAGTAGTGGAATCGCCGGAACCCGAGTGCGTCGAGGAGGTTTCGCGACCTCGAGCAACTCGACTCACCGACAGGTGTAGTGCAGTGCCCCATTGCGGGGTCGGTGGCTTACTTCGGGGGAAGCAAATACACGAACAGGTATGAGGGGACCTCTGGCGTAGGCGCGCATCGATCGCTCTTTCGTAACTGGGGCCCAATCGCGAGGCCCGCGTTGTCATTCGGTGAGCCAGCTGGTATTCGGACTCAGGATCGTGCCCACTGGGCGCCTTCCCAGACCATCTACGGTCCAGTGGCATGTGCCCTGTCGGTACCCTTTACCGCTGCGCGACAGTTCCGGATTCTCACCGGATTCCCTGTAGTTCCGATACATGTTGCGTATTGGAACTACGACTGACTCGAGGAGAACCTTACACAAAAAGGAGCAGGTGTTATAGGCCGGACCCGAAGACTGGGATTTCAGTACCCCAGGTAAGCTCGTGGACTCCGGAATCTCTTGGCTCCCGGCATCTCAGCGGTGTCTGCATGATTCGACCCATCTCACCGTCGGCGATGGCATCACCAACTGTCGTCGCGTCGGTCGTACCATCCCGCGCCCTCGGGCCTCCTCATCGAAAAGCAGGTACGTGGTGTACCGGCCGTGAAGGAAGAACTCAGACCTATGACAGATCTCGACACGATCCTGGACACGATCGATGCGCTCGGTCCCCCTTTTCATGTCGGCACCACGCCGAGGAAGGGCACCGCAGACGACGCCGAGGTCGACTGGTTCGCCGGCGCACAACTCTGCGACCCGGCGTCCGGGGAAGCACGAAGAATGATCGAGTTGCACGCTCGGTTTCGCCGGATGCCTGTCGCACGGCACGTCGGTTCCCTGGTCTTCCAACGCTACTGCCATCGTGTCTGCGCCGTCGCGGCAGCGGCGTGGGTACTGCACGGCGTCGCGCTGGACCTGCGTGCCCCGAACGTCCGCGTGCGCTTTGTTTCCGGCACGCCGGATCTGGTGGTGCTGGGCACACCGAGCGCACTGGCCGATGCCACCCCCGAAGATCTTCTCGAGGCGAGTGTCGACGGACACCTGGCGCCTCTCGCGCAGAGTGTGCGCGCCGAGACAGGCCCCGGGATGGGCAACCTCCTGGGCAATATCGCGGCGGGATTCGCCGGTGCCTTCCGAACACTTGCGCGACGACCCGACCCGAATCCGAACATGCAGGAAATCAGCGTTCTCGCAGAAAGTTTGCTCTCGGCCCGGCCCGAACTACAGCGTTGCGGTGACCTACGGATTCTCACCGGCCCTGCCGGTCCTCGTCTCCAGTACGACCGCAGAACCTGTTGCCATTGGTATGCCGCCCCCGACGGCCGTTACTGTTCCTGGTGCTCTCGGCTTTCCTACGACGAACGGACACGACGTTTCCAGGAGTCCATGGCGCAGGAATGAACGGGGCCACGGGACCGGCCGGGGTCGTAGCGCGGATCTACTGCATCCGGGACGGCACCGGTGCGCGCAACCGCCGGTAACGGATTACCGGCGCACCCCCGTCGTCGTCCACCGTGGCACGCACGCCGTACACCTGCTCGATCATGTCGGCGGTCAGCGCCTCGGCCGGCGTTCCGCACGCGACGACCCGCCCCTTCTCGAGCACGACCACTCGATCACAGAACATGGCGGCGAGGTTGAGATCGTGCAGGGCAACATAACTCGTCACCGGTAGCGCTACGACCCGTTCGAGGATGTCGAGCTGATGCGCGATGTCGAGGTGGTTGGTCGGCTCGTCGAGCAGTAGCTCCTCGGGTTCCTGTGCCAGCGCCCGCGCGATCTGCGCGCGCTGACGTTCGCCGCCCGACATCGACCGCCACAGACGATCGGCGTGCTGCGTCATACCGGTCGCTTCGAGTGCGTTCGCGATGGCGAGGTCTCCCCCGTCGTCGCGTCCAAAAGTATCTGCATGAGGAATTCGTCCGAGACGCACCACGTCTCGCACTCGGATGTCGACCTCGGTGTGTGCGTGCTGTCCGACCATAGCGACGCGACGGGCAAGTGTCCGGCGGCCGAGGTTGCGCAGATCGGTGCCGTCGAGCGTCACCACACCCGAGTCCGGCCGATCGACGCCGGCCAGCAGACGGAGCAACGACGATTTCCCCGAGCCGTTCGGTCCGAGCAGCCCGATCGTTTCCCCGGGCACGGGATCGATCGTCACTTCGTCGACGACGAGGTTTCCGCCGCGGCTCCACCGCAGCGACTTCGCGGACAGTGTCACGGGGTACTCCTCGTACGGAAGAGAATCAGGGCAAAAGCGGGCACTCCGATCAGGGCCGTCACCACGCCGACGGGGACCTCTTGCGGTGCGAACACGGTGCGGGCGACCGCGTCGACCCACACCATGAAGACTGCTCCGACGACGGCGGTGACCGGGACCAGGCGGCTGTGGCGGGGGCCGACCAGGAAGCGGGCCGCGTGCGGAAGCACCAGTCCCACGAACCCGATCGCGCCGGCCGCACTGACCAGGACAGCGGTGATCAGGGCCGTCACCATCAGGAACAGCAGCCGTGTGCGCCCGACCGAGATCCCGAGGGTCGCCGCGGTCGACGAACCGAAGGTGAAGGCGTCCAGTGACGATGCCTTCACCAGGCACACCACGATCCCGGCGGCGCAGACCGATCCGCAGAGCGCCACATCTGTCCAGGTGGCACCGGACAACGAACCGAGCAGCCAGAACAACACTCCCCGAGTGCGTTCCGCGTCGGCGGACGAGATGACGATGAACGATGTCAGAGCCGAGAACAGTTGTGTCCCTGCAACTCCGGCCAGAACCACGCGGGAGGTTCCGCCCCCTGCGCCGGTAGCCAACAGCAGCACGAGAGCAAACGAGGCGAGAGCACCGAGAAAGGCTCCACTCGACAGCGACACAGCGCCACCACCGATGCCGAGTACGGCGATCATCACGGCTCCGGTCGACGCACCCGACGAGATGCCGAGAACGAACGGATCGGCAAGCGGATTGCGCAGCAGCGACTGCATGATCGCCCCGCACACCGCGAGTCCGGCGCCGCACACGGCGGCGAGCAGCGTGCGGGGCAGACGCAGTTCCCACACGATCCCTTCCCGAATCGCACTGACCGAGCTGTCACCCAGTCCCAAGCGTTCGAAGATCACCGCGTAGACGTCGACGACGGACAGCTCGGCCGGGCCGATCGTGACGGTCACCGCGATCGACAGTGCGAGAACGATCAGTCCCGCGACCACCACGACACCGGCCACCGGAACCCGGCGAACCTCCGCGGGTCGCCGGGCAGTGGACGTCACCATCAGTTGTCGAGATTCCACTCGCGCAGGGCGTCGGCGACCTTCTCGATTCCGTCGATCGTGCGGATGGACGGGTTCATATCGGCGCCGTTGACCACGATGTACCGCCGGTTCTGCACCGCACTCAGGCGCTGGGTGACCGGATTCGATTCCAGGAACTCGATCTTGCTGTCCAGAGCGTCCCCGGTGATGCTGCGGCGGCTCAGGTCGGCCAGAACGAGCGCGGTCGGGTCACGATCGAGGATCGACTCCCAGCTCACCTGAGGCCACTCGTTCGTGGTGTCGTCGAAGACGTTCTTCGCTCCGACGGAATCGGTGATGATGCCCGACGATCCGCAGCAACCCGCCACATACGGGGTCTCGATATCGGCGAACCAGTACGCGAGCGACACTCCGTTCGCGTTCACCTGTCCCGACGCGTCCTCGTACCGCTGTTCGAGTTCGGCGACGAACTGCTCACCGCGCTCACGCACGTCGAAGATCGCGGCGAGGTCGCGGATCTCCTTGTACACCGCGTCCATGGTCAGCGGTTCGGTGCGGTTGCCGTCGGCGTTGACGCTGTTGTCGTCCTTGCCGTCGCAATCGGTGGGCGACAGGTAGGCGGGCACCCCGAGTTGCTCGAACTGCGACGGTTCGGCAACCCCACCGGGTCCGAGCGTTCCGCCGAAGGACGCCGAGACGAAATCCGGTTCCGTATCGAGCACGACCTCGAAGGACGGCTTGTTGTCAGCCAGACGCGGAACCTTCGCGTTCTCGTCGGCGAGGTTCTCCCGAACGGGATCGGTCCAGGTCGCGGTGCCGACCATGCGGTCGGCGAGACCGAGCGACAGCAGGATCTCGGTGGATCCCTGATTCAGGGACACCGCCCGCTGTGGTGGCGCGTCGACGGTGAGCGTCCTGCCGCAGTTCTCGATGGTGAGCGGGTACGCCGTCGCGGCTGTGTCCGGCTCGGGCGGAGTCGATTGTTCGTCGTTCGACGAGCATCCCGACACGGTCAGCGCCGCCGCCATCAATGCGACGCCGACGCGCACCACCGAATACCGCCTCGTACGGGCGGTGAATATCGAATTGTTCATGTCCATCCTCGTGGGTCCTGCTTCGGCGACGCAGGTGTCCTGGCTCCCGGATCGACGCTCGCCCCCGGCCTTCCAACCCGTATGGGCCGTGACCATGCTGTTGGGGGATCACTCCTCGGTGACAGTTGCGGGACAGCCACGGATTCGCACCGTTGTTCCCTACGTCGCTACGAACAGTACAAGACCCGGCGTCGGTCCCGGAACCGCGCAACCGGGCGTCCGCCACCCATCGACACCGGATGAGGCACCATGTCCGAATGGCATCCGGCCGAAGAACCCTCGTCGTCGCATGCGCGCCGAGGGCTACCGTTTCGTGACGGTGTCGGAGCTGCTCGACATGCAGTCCTCGTGAACTCCGGAGCGCGAAATGGTCATCGGTACGCGTTGTTACGCGCTCCGATGACCATTTCGCGCTCTGATCCTCAGGTGAACGGGACCCCGCCGGTGACGGCGATGGTCTCCCCGGTGATGTAACTCGACTCCTGGGAGGCGAGGAAGACGTAGGCCGGTGCAAGTTCCGCGGGCTGGCCGGGGCGACCGAGCGGGGTGTCCTTACCGAACTGCTCGTACGCATCCTTCGGCATCGTCGCGGGAATGAGCGGCGTCCAGATCGGACCGGGGGCAACCGCATTGACGCGGATACCCTTGCTCGCCACGTCGGAGGCGAGGCCCTTCGTGAAGTCGACGATGCCGGCCTTCGTGGCCGCGTAGTCGAGCAGACCGGGCGAGGGGCTGACCGCCTGAATCGATGTGGTGTTGACGATCGTCGAGCCCGGGGCCATCTCCGCGACCGCGAACTTCGAGAGCCAGAACAGGGCGTAGAGGTTCGTCTTCATCACGCGGTCGAACTGCTCGGTGGAGATGTCGCCGATGCCGCCGGGTTCGAGGTGCTGGTAGGTGGCGTTGTTGACGAGGATGTCGATGCCGCCGAGTTCGGACACCGTCGTGTCGATCAATCGCCGGCAGAATTCCTCCTCCCGGATGTCGCCGGGCATCCGCACCGCGCGGCGTCCCGCCTGTTCGACGAGTTCGGCGGTCCGCTTGCCGTCCTCGTCCTCCTCGTCGAGATAGGCCAGGACGACGTCGGCACCCTCCCGCGCGAAGGCGACCGCGACCGCCCGTCCGATACCGGAGTCACCACCGGTGATCAGGGCGCGGCGGCCTTCGAGCCGTCCGCTCCCCCGGTAGGTCGCCTCGCCGTGGTCGGGGGCGGAGAGCAGATCGGCGGTCGCGCCGGGATAGGTGATCTCCGGTTGCTCCTCGAGCGGCGGAACCGGGTGCTGCTCTCCCGGGTGCTGCATGCGGTACTGGTCCTGGTCCGGCATCGTCGCCCTCCCTCGATCGGTTCGTAAGGGGCGGTACCCGGTGCTCCGCGGCGCCACACCGGCACCGGTCCCGGCGAGTGTGTCGGAGCATAATGACAGGTGGACGACATGAGCGAGGTCACATCGGCGTCCGGCGCATAATGGCCACCCATGTGTCGGAACGGAGAGGTCGAGGCATGAGCGCGGACGGTACGAGCGCGGACCTGTCGGCCTATCGGAACGACTTCGCCCGGATCGAGAAGAAGGTCGCCGGGGAGTTCGACGCCGGCCGCCGCGGCCGGGTTCTTGCGGTCTGCGTCGTCGTCCTGACGGTGTGCATGTTGCTTCCGCAGACGTCGTCGGCGTGGTCGTGGACGGTCTTCGGCAGTTGGTTCGGCGACACCGCGCCCGTAGCGGTGCCGCTGCGGATCTTCGCGGTCCTGGCCCTGGTGTTCGGGGTGGTGATCTCGACGCTGGCGTTGTGGCTGCGACGGTGGAAGCTGGCGTCGCTCGCGATGCTCGGCTCGGGGCTGTCGTCGTTCTTCGGGCTGTTGGCGTACTGGTCGCAGGCGGGGATGATCACGAACGCTCCGCATCATCCGACCGTGGCGTTGATCGCCGAATGGCTGGTGATGATCGTGATGACGTCGCAGTGGTTGCCGATCGTGCTGAGCCGGTCGCCCACGGACGTCCCGCCCCGGCCGCATCCGCTGCGGACCGGTCGACGGTAGGTCAGCGCTCGACGAGCGAGCCCATCTTCTTCGCCAGGAACTCGATGCTGCGACGCGGCACGAGCCGGGCGAGCAGGTCGAGCATCATCGCGTCCTTGCCGATGCACACCCGGAAGGTGCCCTTCTCGATCGCGTCGGCGATCCTGTGTGCGGCCTCGGCGGACGAGGTGATCCTGACGGAGGCATCGGTGTTGCGTCCCGGGATCGCGGCACCGGAGTTCTCGGCGATGCCGGTGCGGACGGCGCCGGGGAACACCAGCGTCACCGCGACCTTCGTCGTGCGCAGTTCGGCGTACAGGCCCTCGGTGAGCAGCTTGACCGCCGCCTTGCTCGCGCCGTAGACCGACTGGCCCGGCACCGGCACGAAGGCACCCATGCTCGACACGTTGAGCAGGCTCGCCTCGGGACGGCTCAGCAGCTCGGGGAGGAACGCCTTGCACATATGGACGACGCCCCAGTAGTTGACGTCGAGCACCTTGTTCATCTCGTCGTACGGCAGGTCTGCGAACGGGACGAACTTCTGGATGATGCCGGCGACGTTGGCGACCCCGTCGACCCGCCCGTGTGCTGCGGTCACCTCGCCCACCAGGGCTTCGACGGCGGCGCGATCGGAAACGTCGACCGTGTGGGTGGTCAGACGGTCGTCGTACGCGACCGCCAGGGCACGGGTGCCGTCGAGAGCCTCGGCGCGGAGGTCGACCGCCGCGACCCGCGCCCCACGCACGAGGAGTTCGAGGACGACGTCGCGTCCGATCCCGTTGCCTCCACCGGTGACGACGAAAACCCTGTCACGGATCTGCATGCTGCCTCCTCGTGTCGTTGGGTCCAGTCAATCCGGTCCGGCGACCCGACGCCACCCGAAGTGTGCGCGTGCACGTCTGCGGGTATCCGCCCGGACACGAGTCGGCCCAGCGTACGGAGGTAGAAGTGACGACGTCGAAGAAGAAGGACGACGAGGTGCGCAAGGACCCGCCGGGTCCGGTCGATCACGGTCGCAACGGCGGTATGGCGACCCGGGAGAACGCCCCCGAGGTGGTCGAGCGTTCGGACGACGACGAGAAGTGACCCGATCCGGACGATGTGAACGGCCACGAGGCCACCGATCGGGCCGATAGGTTGAGTACATGCAGTTCGCCGGACCGGCCGAACAGTACAACCGCTTCATGGGCCGCTACGCAGCGACGCTCGCGCCCGCCCTGGCGGACGCGGGTGGGGTGAGGGGCGGGCATCGGGTCTGCGACGTGGGATGCGGACCGGGTGGGCTCACCCGTGAACTGGTCGCCCGGGTCGGTGCAGCGAACGTCGCAGCGATCGATCCCGCTCCCCAGTTCGCGGCGGCGTGCCGGCAGATCGCACCGGAGATCGACGTCCGCGTCGGGGTGGCCGAGAACCTGCCGTGGCCGGACGGAACGTTCGACGTCACCCTGGCATCGTTGGTTCTCGGATTCATGAACGATCCCGAACTGGGTGTGCGGGAGATGGTGCGGGTGACCCGTCCGGGCGGCACCGTCGCCGCGTGCATGTGGGACACCACGGCCGGCGGGATGACGATGCTCCGCGTCTTCTGGACCGCAGTGGGAACGGTCGAGCCCGGCACTCCGGGTGAGAGGACACTGCCCGGTACCAGCGAAGGCGACATCGCCGACCGGTTTCGGCGGGCGGGTCTGCACGA
This window contains:
- a CDS encoding IucA/IucC family C-terminal-domain containing protein; the protein is MKEELRPMTDLDTILDTIDALGPPFHVGTTPRKGTADDAEVDWFAGAQLCDPASGEARRMIELHARFRRMPVARHVGSLVFQRYCHRVCAVAAAAWVLHGVALDLRAPNVRVRFVSGTPDLVVLGTPSALADATPEDLLEASVDGHLAPLAQSVRAETGPGMGNLLGNIAAGFAGAFRTLARRPDPNPNMQEISVLAESLLSARPELQRCGDLRILTGPAGPRLQYDRRTCCHWYAAPDGRYCSWCSRLSYDERTRRFQESMAQE
- a CDS encoding FecCD family ABC transporter permease; this translates as MLEVAKPPRRTRVPAIPLLAALVVAVVVSGFVSLTLGSEPVPLSATWDVVRARLGGGAGPDPVYDTIIWELRAPRILMALIVGAGLAMAGAAMQTLVKNPLADPYLLGISAGAGVGATLVIMFGVLTTLGIWALSLGALIGAMVAGAAVFGVSMAQGGLTPLRLILTGVVMASAFSSISSFLVFLSDDRDAVRSVLHWTLGSVAGSMWEQILPALVVVLVSAGILFAIHSWLDALASGPDVARALGVPVRGLRFGLFALSSILVGVLVSVSGGIGFVGLIMPHLARIMVGARHRIVLPVAALGGALFLLWIDIAARVLLSPEELPLGVMTGLVGAPVFLFLLGRRHYSFSDGD
- a CDS encoding ABC transporter ATP-binding protein, whose translation is MTLSAKSLRWSRGGNLVVDEVTIDPVPGETIGLLGPNGSGKSSLLRLLAGVDRPDSGVVTLDGTDLRNLGRRTLARRVAMVGQHAHTEVDIRVRDVVRLGRIPHADTFGRDDGGDLAIANALEATGMTQHADRLWRSMSGGERQRAQIARALAQEPEELLLDEPTNHLDIAHQLDILERVVALPVTSYVALHDLNLAAMFCDRVVVLEKGRVVACGTPAEALTADMIEQVYGVRATVDDDGGAPVIRYRRLRAPVPSRMQ
- a CDS encoding SDR family NAD(P)-dependent oxidoreductase yields the protein MQIRDRVFVVTGGGNGIGRDVVLELLVRGARVAAVDLRAEALDGTRALAVAYDDRLTTHTVDVSDRAAVEALVGEVTAAHGRVDGVANVAGIIQKFVPFADLPYDEMNKVLDVNYWGVVHMCKAFLPELLSRPEASLLNVSSMGAFVPVPGQSVYGASKAAVKLLTEGLYAELRTTKVAVTLVFPGAVRTGIAENSGAAIPGRNTDASVRITSSAEAAHRIADAIEKGTFRVCIGKDAMMLDLLARLVPRRSIEFLAKKMGSLVER
- a CDS encoding ABC transporter substrate-binding protein, with the protein product MAAALTVSGCSSNDEQSTPPEPDTAATAYPLTIENCGRTLTVDAPPQRAVSLNQGSTEILLSLGLADRMVGTATWTDPVRENLADENAKVPRLADNKPSFEVVLDTEPDFVSASFGGTLGPGGVAEPSQFEQLGVPAYLSPTDCDGKDDNSVNADGNRTEPLTMDAVYKEIRDLAAIFDVRERGEQFVAELEQRYEDASGQVNANGVSLAYWFADIETPYVAGCCGSSGIITDSVGAKNVFDDTTNEWPQVSWESILDRDPTALVLADLSRRSITGDALDSKIEFLESNPVTQRLSAVQNRRYIVVNGADMNPSIRTIDGIEKVADALREWNLDN
- a CDS encoding class I SAM-dependent methyltransferase; amino-acid sequence: MQFAGPAEQYNRFMGRYAATLAPALADAGGVRGGHRVCDVGCGPGGLTRELVARVGAANVAAIDPAPQFAAACRQIAPEIDVRVGVAENLPWPDGTFDVTLASLVLGFMNDPELGVREMVRVTRPGGTVAACMWDTTAGGMTMLRVFWTAVGTVEPGTPGERTLPGTSEGDIADRFRRAGLHEVVGGALSARADYADFSDFWEPFTFGVGPAGRHLVSMSERHRVAVRDACRAALPSGPFSLDARAWYARGTVPDERNSPSPQ
- a CDS encoding FecCD family ABC transporter permease, which translates into the protein MVTSTARRPAEVRRVPVAGVVVVAGLIVLALSIAVTVTIGPAELSVVDVYAVIFERLGLGDSSVSAIREGIVWELRLPRTLLAAVCGAGLAVCGAIMQSLLRNPLADPFVLGISSGASTGAVMIAVLGIGGGAVSLSSGAFLGALASFALVLLLATGAGGGTSRVVLAGVAGTQLFSALTSFIVISSADAERTRGVLFWLLGSLSGATWTDVALCGSVCAAGIVVCLVKASSLDAFTFGSSTAATLGISVGRTRLLFLMVTALITAVLVSAAGAIGFVGLVLPHAARFLVGPRHSRLVPVTAVVGAVFMVWVDAVARTVFAPQEVPVGVVTALIGVPAFALILFRTRSTP
- a CDS encoding (2Fe-2S)-binding protein; this translates as MVVPNPTAEAVLTRLLNTLPVSEHAPLILDGGSQEIPASAILDPEWVEHEMHLRSERWQVDDPLILGTVLWRAISSSLVLPTVASLFVTGTALSPRLQDVVLHRRALTGRDVDFVASGAISTLDGTFSPNRKMYGRLVGARSTRVLTTPVESALAEALGSGIEYLASLCGKGERRLWAVAVDSIATRYLWAGTATGRVDEALESARATVREISGQLGGTRLPAPRFQEVATESEGAPHTFVHRVSCCLLYNGPHGVKCSTCPRQHPDVRLARLSERARRLGR
- a CDS encoding ABC transporter substrate-binding protein; the protein is MSERLQFDSSILSRLKSPAPLAAGLVAAVVALTGCSSSDQSNDAALDGEVTVENCGTELTFPSPATAIYANDSQILLNLLALDADDHITAVSGIRASRLDQLRGMYGTERIDELPFESEESFNLESIQAQKPDVVMAGYGWGFSVEKNITPERLNDDFGIPAYTVTPTCLPGSVDTMSPWDEAFADLSNIGAIVGHDDIAAAKIEELRERRGEMESAPRAEDAPTVMYITSVSNEGVSSAGKPHLFTSIIEVTGARNALDDVDEKSPKMSWESVTAANPDFIVLTDTGDGAGAFEAKLTLLSENPATRSLDAITQGRVLNLPTDMGRSGALMMDTAEHVRKALEQEQLLPQSEIEPRMDLSGLE
- a CDS encoding glucose 1-dehydrogenase, which gives rise to MPDQDQYRMQHPGEQHPVPPLEEQPEITYPGATADLLSAPDHGEATYRGSGRLEGRRALITGGDSGIGRAVAVAFAREGADVVLAYLDEEDEDGKRTAELVEQAGRRAVRMPGDIREEEFCRRLIDTTVSELGGIDILVNNATYQHLEPGGIGDISTEQFDRVMKTNLYALFWLSKFAVAEMAPGSTIVNTTSIQAVSPSPGLLDYAATKAGIVDFTKGLASDVASKGIRVNAVAPGPIWTPLIPATMPKDAYEQFGKDTPLGRPGQPAELAPAYVFLASQESSYITGETIAVTGGVPFT